A window of the Hordeum vulgare subsp. vulgare chromosome 5H, MorexV3_pseudomolecules_assembly, whole genome shotgun sequence genome harbors these coding sequences:
- the LOC123395624 gene encoding replication factor C subunit 2, with translation MAPLVPPSQPWVEKYRPRQVKDVAHQEEVVRVLTNTLETADLPHMLFYGPPGTGKTTTALAIAYQLYGPELYKARVLELNASDERGINVVRTKIKDFAAVAVGSARKGGYPCPPYKIIILDEADSMTEDAQNALRRTMETYSKVTRFFFICNYISRIIEPLASRCAKFRFKPLSEDVMSNRILHICSEEGLTLDAHALSTLSTISQGDLRRAITYLQSAARLFGSSISSSDLISVSGAIPEDTVKSLLVACKSGEFDVANKEVSNIIADGYPVSQLLSQFLDVIVNADDIPDEHKARICRKLGEADKCLVDGADEYLQLLDMASETIRALFNIPQGLVF, from the exons ATGGCGCCGCTCGTGCCGCCGTCACAACCATGGGTGGAGAAATA CCGGCCGAGGCAGGTGAAGGACGTCGCGCACCAGGAGGAGGTGGTCCGGGTGCTCACCAACACCCTCGAGACCGCCGAC TTGCCGCACATGCTGTTCTACGGTCCGCCTGGCACGGGGAAGACCACCACTGCGCTCGCCATTGCCTACCAGCTCTACGG CCCAGAGCTCTACAAGGCAAGAGTTTTGGAACTTAATGCCAGTGATGAACGGGGAATTAATGTGGTGAGGACAAAGATCAAGGATTTTGCTGCTGTGGCTGTTGGTTCTGCACGGAAAGG TGGTTATCCCTGCCCACCATACAAGATTATTATACTAGACGAAGCAGATTCGATGACAGAAGATGCCCAG AATGCATTGAGGCGTACTATGGAGACTTACTCTAAAGTGACAAGATTCTTTTTCATATGCAATTATATCAGCAG GATAATAGAGCCACTTGCATCAAGATGTGCAAAGTTTAGGTTCAAGCCTCTTTCAGAAGATGTGATGAGCAATCGCATTTTGCATATATGCAGTGAAGAAGGGCTCACTCTGGATGCTCAT GCGCTATCCACATTAAGTACCATCTCTCAAGGAGATCTTCGTCGTGCTATAACTTATCTTCAG AGTGCAGCTCGCTTATTTGGATCTTCTATTTCTTCCAGCGACCTGATTAGTGTTTCAGGG GCTATCCCTGAAGATACTGTCAAGTCATTGCTTGTAGCATGCAAATCTGGTGAATTTGATGTGGCAAACAAGGAAGTTAGCAATATTATTGCAGACGGATATCCAGTTTCCCAGCTGCTCTCGCAG TTTCTAGATGTGATCGTTAATGCGGATGATATTCCAGATGAGCACAAGGCAAGAATATGTAGAAAGCTTGGGGAAGCTGATAAG TGCTTGGTCGATGGGGCAGATGAGTATTTACAGCTCTTAGATATGGCTAGTGAGACAATCCGTGCGCTGTTTAACATCCCGCAAGGGCTGGTCTTCTAa